A window of Candidatus Nitrospira allomarina genomic DNA:
GGAGGAATTTCTTCGGATTTTCACAAAAGATTACCAGGCTCTCTTCGGTTTTTGGATACTCGTCCTTCTGTTGCTCACGGCATTGGCCGGGAAAGCCTTTACCGAGTGGTGGGTACTCTTCGATCCTGAGGTTGTCCGGCTCACCGACAAATTTCTTCCTCCGCTGTCCTCACCTTCTCCTGACAGTATTCCGACGGATAGGCCCCTTGGTGGAATCTATCTCATGGGCACAGACGAATTGGGGCGGGATGTATTTGCCCGAATGTTTCAAGGTTCCTTCGTGTCCCTGTCCATTGGATTTGTGGCCGTGGGAATTTCCCTGGGAATTGGTATCCTGTTAGGAGGCCTGTCCGGTTTTTACGGGCATGTCAAATTGTGGTTTATCACAGTGGACACGCTGATTATGCGATTCACTGATGCATGGATGTGTTTTCCCACATTTTTTCTCATTCTTACAGCAGTAGCCCTTCTCCCGCCCAGCATTTACACCATCATGATCATTATCGGATTATTTAGCTGGATGGGGACGGCCAGGTTTGTCCGGGCTGAATTTTTGTCCATTCGGGAACAGGACTATGTGACCGCAGCCAAAGCCTTAGGGATCCCGGAGGGCCGGATTATTTTTCGTCATATGGTGCCCAATGCCCTGGCACCGGTGTTCGTATCCGCTACAATTGGCGTGGCCTCCGCGATTTTGACGGAGTCCGGATTAAGTTTTTTGGGCTTCGGGGTTCCTCCGCCGGATGCCACTTGGGGCAATATCCTATCGGATGGCAAAGGATTCATTTTTGATGCGCCGTGGTTGTTCTTTATTCCGGGTATGGCGATTTTTATCGTCGTGCTGGCCTTTAACCTTGTTGGAGAAGGCCTGCGTGAGGCCTTAAATCCAAAATTGCGAAGCCGGTAAATGGAATCTCGCGTACACCCACTCTTACAGGTGTCCAACCTCCGGACCTCCTTCTTCACCGACAAAGGAGAAATCAAAGCCGTCGATGATGTGAGCTTTTCCATTCGAGGCGGGCAGACGCTGGCCTTAGTGGGAGAGTCGGGCTGTGGAAAGTCCGTGGCGGCTCTCTCGATTATGCGACTGATCTCTTCTCCGGGACGTGTGATTGGCGGCACGATTCAGTTTAAAGGTCAAAATTTGTTGGATCTTTCGGAAAAGGACATGCGCCGGATTCGGGGAAAGTCCATCGGCATGGTCTTTCAGGAACCTATGACATCGCTGAATCCCGTGATGTCGATCGGCGATCAGATCGGCGAGGTGTTGAAAATTCATACGACCCTTTCGGA
This region includes:
- a CDS encoding ABC transporter permease, translating into MNNPKVGDRRNVDLVSLDAEGLAPQETPWEEFLRIFTKDYQALFGFWILVLLLLTALAGKAFTEWWVLFDPEVVRLTDKFLPPLSSPSPDSIPTDRPLGGIYLMGTDELGRDVFARMFQGSFVSLSIGFVAVGISLGIGILLGGLSGFYGHVKLWFITVDTLIMRFTDAWMCFPTFFLILTAVALLPPSIYTIMIIIGLFSWMGTARFVRAEFLSIREQDYVTAAKALGIPEGRIIFRHMVPNALAPVFVSATIGVASAILTESGLSFLGFGVPPPDATWGNILSDGKGFIFDAPWLFFIPGMAIFIVVLAFNLVGEGLREALNPKLRSR